From one Pseudoliparis swirei isolate HS2019 ecotype Mariana Trench chromosome 5, NWPU_hadal_v1, whole genome shotgun sequence genomic stretch:
- the ptgfr gene encoding prostaglandin F2-alpha receptor translates to MSANGSSEAGCRSEVRPSNNSCNGSQKEPSITASAVSMTVGIFSNSLALFILVKSYNRIRIKSKASFLLFASSLVVTDLLGHLINGSLVIFVYSFHKKWETFDPHRIVCGVFGACMVFFGLSPLFLGSAMAVERCIGVTRPIFHSTALASYHMKRLLGLTWLLAALVAVLPVLLWRPYEVQSSRSWCFFHMEGPKDWLDVLLPLLFSMLGLMALLLSIVCNAMTSCALLRSRLRRKHHCRGTSYHIEMICQLLGIMLVSCVCWGPLLIRVIVLSTRAKEEPATFNLLMVVRMATWNQILDPWVYILLRKAVLRKMFTLLHGCCGPKSYFLQRWQRSVLRSSLETSNSGFGPTDCRLLGKLPDTAIKAIA, encoded by the exons ATGTCAGCCAATGGGAGCTCAGAAGCAGGttgcaggtcagaggtcagaccgAGCAACAACAGCTGCAACGGCAGCCAGAAGGAGCCGTCCATCACCGCCTCCGCCGTCTCCATGACCGTGGGCATCTTCTCCAACAGCCTGGCGCTCTTCATCCTCGTCAAATCCTACAACCGCATCCGCATCAAGTCCAAGGCGTCCTTCCTGCTGTTCGCCAGCAGCCTGGTGGTCACCGACCTGCTGGGTCACCTCATCAACGGCTCCCTGGTGATCTTCGTCTACAGCTTCCACAAGAAGTGGGAGACGTTTGACCCCCACCGCATCGTGTGCGGCGTCTTCGGGGCGTGCATGGTGTTCTTCGGCCTGAGCCCCTTGTTCCTGGGAAGCGCCATGGCGGTGGAGCGCTGCATCGGAGTCACCAGGCCCATCTTCCACTCCACGGCGTTGGCGTCCTACCACATGAAGCGGCTGCTGGGACTCACCTGGCTGCTCGCCGCCCTGGTGGCCGTGCTGCCCGTGCTGCTGTGGAGGCCCTACGAGGTTCAGAGCTCCAGGAGCTGGTGCTTCTTCCATATGGAGGGACCGAAAGACTGGCTGGATGTGCTCCTCCCACTGCTCTTCTCGATGCTGGGGCTGATGGCCCTCCTGCTCTCCATCGTGTGCAATGCGATGACAAGCTGCGCTCTCCTGCGCTCCAGACTGCGGCGCAAGCATCACTGTAGAGGCACGTCCTACCACATAGAGATGATCTGTCAGCTGCTGGGTATCATGTTGGTGTCCTGCGTGTGCTGGGGTCCCTTACTG ATCCGTGTCATCGTGCTGAGCACCAGAGCCAAAGAGGAGCCGGCGACCTTCAATCTCCTGATGGTGGTGCGTATGGCCACGTGGAACCAGATCCTGGACCCCTGGGTCTACATCCTGCTGAGGAAGGCGGTTCTGAGGAAAATGTTCACGTTGCTCCACGGCTGCTGCGGCCCAAAGTCTTACTTCCTGCAGCGCTGGCAGCGCAGCGTGCTCCGCAGCTCCTTGGAGACCAGCAACTCGGGCTTTGGTCCGACTGACTGCCGGCTCCTCGGTAAATTACCGGACACTGCGATCAAGGCCATCGCCTGA
- the st6galnac5b gene encoding alpha-N-acetylgalactosaminide alpha-2,6-sialyltransferase 5b encodes MKIRVCQGVSGIILVTMVTSFMLAYNNSGSGDKSSSSSSLPSHRLQHGPVPSTKKPERPQRLLEGYTGVMDHKPLKMHCRTCALVTSSGQLTGSRRGEEIDRSECVIRMNDAPSISHQRDVGRRTSLRVVAHSSLQRVLRSRQELLNASQDTVFIFWGPSSCMRRDGKGHVYNNLRLLNHLLPKLKVYIISRMKMLKFDELFKNETGIDRKRSNSWLSTGWFTMAIAVELCDRINVYGMVPPDFCRSSSHPSLPYHYYEPSGPDECSMYLSHERSRRGSHHRFITEKAAFANWARTLDIHFHQPDWKPAAVNGSRHAPVPAGS; translated from the exons ATGAAGATAAGAGTG TGCCAAGGGGTTAGTGGCATCATCCTCGTCACCATGGTTACCAGTTTCATGTTGGCTTACAACAACAGCGGCTCTGGTGACAAatcatcttcctcatcatcaCTACCGTCACACCGTTTACAACATGGTCCTGTTCCGTCCACGAAAAAGCCAGAAAGACCGCAGCGACTCCTTGAGGGGTACACAGGTGTCATGGATCATAAG CCTCTGAAGATGCACTGCAGAACTTGTGCCCTGGTGACCAGCTCCGGCCAGCTGActgggagcaggagaggagaagaaatcgACCGCTCTGAGTGCGTAATCCGTATGAACGACGCTCCCAGTATTAGCCACCAGCGGGATGTCGGGCGACGCACGAGCCTGCGTGTCGTAGCTCACTCCAGCCTGCAGAGGGTACTGCGAAGCCGgcaggagctgctcaacgcAAGCCAAGACACAGTGTTCATCTTCTGGGGACCCAGCAGCTGCATGAGACGGGATGGGAAAGGCCACGTTTACAACAACCTCAGGCTGTTGAACCACCTACTGCCAAAACTTAAAGTCTACATCATTTCTCGGATGAAAATGCTGAAATTCGATGAACTGTTCAAAAACGAAACGGGGATTGACAG AAAGAGATCCAATTCCTGGCTGAGTACCGGCTGGTTCACCATGGCGATAGCCGTGGAGCTGTGCGACAGGATCAACGTGTACGGCATGGTGCCACCGGATTTCTGCAG atcctcctctcatccctctctgccGTACCATTACTACGAGCCCTCGGGGCCCGACGAGTGCTCCATGTATCTCTCCCACGAGAGGAGCCGGCGAGGAAGCCACCACCGCTTCATCACGGAGAAGGCCGCGTTCGCAAACTGGGCTCGAACCCTCGACATCCACTTCCACCAGCCGGACTGGAAGCCGGCCGCCGTGAACGGCTCACGCCACGCTCCGGTTCCAGCCGGATCCTGA